A part of Xenopus tropicalis strain Nigerian chromosome 4, UCB_Xtro_10.0, whole genome shotgun sequence genomic DNA contains:
- the c11orf58 gene encoding small acidic protein: MSAREEKHQRGSKRPAARREEEAGCGSWEQADLGNEERKQKFLRLMGAGKKEHTGRLVIGDHKSTSHFRSGAEDQKISDELEHQYQQSMDSSLSGRNRRHCGLGFSESETAEEKAPPPPPEHPPKTESESESSSEVSSEEEEEEESDSDSASDDDTAHKRKPTEQSDKDIPDSKDPKSNYKMLFVKSTGS; encoded by the exons ATGAGCGCTCGGGAAGAGAAGCACCAGCGGGGCAGCAAGAGACCGGCCGCCAGGCGGGAGGAGGAG GCCGGATGTGGGAGCTGGGAACAAGCAGATCTGGGGAATGAGGAAAGAAAGCAGAAATTCCTGCGGCTGATGGGAGCCGGGAAG AAAGAACACACTGGGCGCCTGGTGATCGGAGACCATAAATCCACATCCCATTTCCGCTCAG GGGCAGAGGATCAGAAAATAAGCGATGAGCTTGAGCACCAGTATCAGCAGAGCATGGACAGCTCCCTATCGGGTCGGAACCGGAGACACTGTGGCCTTGGATTTAGTGAG AGTGAAACCGCAGAAGAGAAAGCACCACCGCCCCCCCCTGAGCACCCTCCCAAAACAGAGAGCGAATCAGAGTCCAGCAGTGAGGTCTCCagtgaggaggaagaggaggaggagagcGACAGCGACTCTGCGTCAGACGACGACACCGCACACAAGCGCAAACCAACGGAACAAAGTGACAAGGACATTCCGGACAGCAAAGATCCCAAGAGCAACTACAAAATGCTGTTTGTCAAGTCAACCGGCTCCTAA